One Vulpes lagopus strain Blue_001 chromosome 18, ASM1834538v1, whole genome shotgun sequence DNA window includes the following coding sequences:
- the RPS21 gene encoding 40S ribosomal protein S21, whose protein sequence is MQNDAGEFVDLYVPRKCSASNRIIGAKDHASIQMNVAEVDKVTGRFNGQFKTYAICGAIRRMGESDDSILRLAKADGIVSKNF, encoded by the exons ATGCAGAACGACGCCGGCGAGTTCGTGGACCTGTACGTGCCGCGGAAATG ctCCGCCAGCAACCGCATCATCGGCGCCAAGGACCACGCGTCCATCCAGATGAACGTGGCCGAG GTTGACAAGGTGACCGGCAGGTTCAACGGGCAGTTTAAGACCTACGCTATCTGCGGGGCCATTCGCAGGATG GGCGAGTCTGATGACTCCATCCTCCGGCTGGCCAAGGCCGACGGCATCGTTTCAAA GAACTTCTGA
- the LOC121478292 gene encoding basic salivary proline-rich protein 4-like, with protein sequence MRKVPALDACPCPPSQAELPQGSAVPGRRRAGPVPFPPTQAVGEGAREPGQGAGPVHRVDLGAAGGRKGEQGTAKGGEQYSGGTVAPGVLPLEDTGSTRHRPFAVGEDPRRPELPPPGDSPAHGTRRGPRPPAQPEGRGHPRCPDGGSGYWLASLSLAVAAKQDCAVDLRAERRAGGALSRDPVGLPAPGLRPVELKEKLRNPGGLEGWRVIPTAYFPTQSIKGRQLLEKQDLPEARDGQGGFRLPRPPPEATQGWRERTVTCTGGRPGAGQGQSEPRARGRLHRVAGGPGAVRLPRGRRLG encoded by the exons ATGCGGAAGGTTCCAGCCCTGGACGCTTGCCCGTGCCCACCGAGCCAGGCGGAGCTGCCCCAGGGCTCTGCAGTGCCGGGTCGCCGTCGCGCTGGGCCAGTCCCCTTCCCGCCGACCCAGGCTGTGGGTGAGGGCGCTCGGGAGCCCGGGCAGGGGGCCGGGCCTGTGCACCGGGTGGACCTGGGGGCAGCGGGGGGACG GAAAGGGGAGCAGGGAACTGCCAAGGGTGGCGAGCAGTACAGTGGTGGCACCGTGGCACCGGGGGTGCTGCCACTCGAGGACACAGGGAGCACCCGGCACCGCCCTTTTGCCGTCGGCGAG GACCCGCGGCGGCCAGAGCTGCCGCCTCCTGGGGACAGTCCCGCCCACGGCACCCGGCGGGGCCCACGGCCGCCCGCGCAACCCGAGGGGAG GGGTCACCCCCGCTGCCCCGACGGCGGCTCCGGTTACTGGCTGGCGTCTTTGTCCCTGGCCGTGGCCGCCAAGCAGGACTGTGCCGTGGACCTCAGGGCCGAGAGGCGTGCCGGGGGGGCGCTGAGCCGGGACCCCGTCGGCCTGCCCGCCCCGGGCCTCCGGCCA GTAGAACTAAAAGAAAAGTTACGAAATCCCGGcgggctggagggctggagggtcATCCCCACCGCGTATTTCCCAACTCAGAGCATAAAGGGCCGCCAGCTCCTTGAGAAGCAGGACCTGCCAGAGGCCAGGGACGGCCAGGGGGGT TTCCGACTCCCTCGGCCCCCACCCGAGGCCACTCAAGGCTGGCGGGAGCGCACCGTCACCTGCACCGGGGGCCGACCcggggccgggcaggggcagAGCGAGCCCCGGGCCCGCGGGAGGCTGCACAGGGTCGCGGGGGGCCCCGGAGCGGTCCGGCTCCCGCGGGGCAGGCGCCTGGGCTGA